One Vibrio campbellii CAIM 519 = NBRC 15631 = ATCC 25920 genomic window carries:
- a CDS encoding manganese-dependent inorganic pyrophosphatase produces MILVVGHKNPDSDSICSALVATELLKARGVEAMPIRQGEINRETQHILEVAGAEVPELRTSVAGETVWLVDYSDLAQAPDDIAEAEIAGIVDHHRLGDVMTVNPMEAWIWPVGCTNTVLFNMFKIEGHEIKPQIAKLMMSAILSDTVGFASPTCTQKDKDAVAELAAIADVQDVDAFTKDLLIAKTNIEGLSAAELVEKDLKGYPFNGRDVVVGQVELATLEQVDGMIEALEADLEARCANDSLAFAAVMLTDITTAQTRLLYKGEWAEKLVKHEKDGMLVMENTLSRKKQGWPWLQTELV; encoded by the coding sequence ATGATTCTAGTTGTAGGTCATAAGAACCCAGACAGTGACAGTATTTGTAGTGCACTAGTTGCAACTGAACTTCTAAAGGCGCGTGGTGTTGAAGCAATGCCAATTCGTCAGGGCGAAATTAACCGTGAAACTCAGCACATCCTAGAAGTAGCTGGCGCAGAAGTTCCTGAGCTGCGCACTTCAGTAGCTGGCGAAACTGTTTGGCTAGTAGACTACTCAGATCTAGCGCAAGCACCAGACGACATCGCTGAAGCTGAAATCGCGGGTATCGTTGACCACCACCGTCTAGGTGACGTGATGACAGTGAACCCAATGGAAGCATGGATCTGGCCTGTTGGTTGTACTAACACAGTACTATTCAACATGTTCAAGATTGAAGGTCACGAGATCAAGCCTCAAATCGCTAAGCTAATGATGTCAGCTATCCTATCTGACACAGTAGGTTTCGCTTCTCCAACTTGTACTCAAAAAGACAAAGATGCTGTTGCTGAGCTAGCGGCTATCGCAGACGTACAAGACGTAGACGCATTCACTAAAGATCTTCTAATTGCTAAAACAAACATCGAAGGCCTATCTGCTGCTGAACTTGTTGAAAAAGACCTTAAAGGTTACCCATTCAACGGTCGTGATGTAGTAGTAGGTCAGGTTGAACTTGCGACTCTAGAGCAAGTTGACGGCATGATCGAAGCTCTAGAAGCGGATCTAGAGGCGCGTTGTGCAAACGACAGCCTAGCATTCGCTGCTGTTATGCTAACAGACATCACTACAGCTCAAACTCGTCTTCTTTACAAAGGTGAGTGGGCTGAGAAGCTTGTTAAGCACGAGAAAGACGGCATGCTAGTGATGGAAAACACACTAAGCCGTAAGAAGCAAGGCTGGCCTTGGCTTCAAACTGAGCTTGTGTAA
- a CDS encoding metal ABC transporter permease: MDYLLEPFHYGYMVNAMWVSALIGGVCGFLSTYLMLKGWSLIGDALSHSIVPGVAGAYMLGLPFAFGAFLSGGLAAAGMLFLSQRSKLKEDAIIGLIFTSFFGLGLFLVSLFPAAVNIQTIVLGNVLAITPTDTFQLVVIGGISLAVMLVKWKDLMVVFFDENHAKSVGLNPTRLKVLFFTLLSACTVAALQTVGAFLVIAMVVIPGATAYLMTDRFSRVIVYAVAIGSLSSFIGAYVSYYIDGATGGIIVLLQTACFLMAFVFAPKHGQIAIGRKSKQQLAKKNRESAFSMPMMSKEHKNA, from the coding sequence ATGGATTATTTACTCGAACCTTTTCACTATGGCTACATGGTGAATGCCATGTGGGTGAGTGCATTGATTGGTGGTGTCTGCGGCTTTCTGTCGACTTACCTAATGTTGAAAGGCTGGTCACTCATTGGTGATGCACTTTCTCACTCGATCGTTCCTGGGGTCGCTGGTGCATACATGCTCGGCTTGCCTTTTGCCTTTGGCGCGTTTTTGTCTGGTGGTCTTGCAGCAGCTGGAATGTTGTTCTTGAGCCAAAGAAGCAAATTGAAAGAAGATGCCATCATTGGTTTGATATTTACGTCTTTCTTTGGTCTGGGGCTATTTTTAGTTTCTCTTTTCCCGGCTGCAGTGAATATTCAAACTATCGTATTAGGTAATGTACTCGCCATCACGCCAACCGATACGTTCCAATTAGTTGTTATCGGTGGTATCTCGCTTGCTGTTATGCTCGTTAAGTGGAAAGACCTAATGGTGGTCTTTTTCGATGAGAACCATGCCAAGAGTGTTGGTCTGAACCCGACGCGATTGAAAGTGCTGTTTTTTACGTTGCTAAGCGCATGTACCGTCGCTGCATTGCAAACCGTTGGTGCTTTTTTGGTTATTGCGATGGTCGTTATTCCGGGGGCTACGGCGTATTTAATGACTGACCGATTTTCACGCGTTATTGTCTACGCTGTTGCAATTGGTTCTTTAAGTTCATTCATTGGCGCTTACGTGAGTTACTACATCGATGGCGCGACTGGTGGGATCATAGTTTTACTGCAAACAGCATGTTTCTTGATGGCATTTGTTTTTGCTCCTAAGCATGGTCAAATTGCCATTGGACGCAAAAGCAAACAACAATTAGCAAAAAAGAATCGTGAATCTGCCTTTTCAATGCCTATGATGAGTAAGGAGCACAAAAATGCTTGA
- a CDS encoding ATP-binding cassette domain-containing protein: protein MSALLEVDNLSKQFVTRSGLFKRTVKEAVKPVSFTLEPGQTIGFIGQNGSGKSTLARMLAGVVEPSSGEIRVNGERLEHEDYSTRCKLIRMIFQDPNTSLNPRIQIGRILEGPLKRNTNMPPDARMKRVKDTLLRVGLLPEHAYFYPQMLAAGQKQRVCLARALILQPSIIVADEALNGLDMAMRSQIINLFLELQEEMGLSFVYVSQHIGIVKHITDKVMVMHEGEVVEFGETNQVLTNPEHAITQRLVESHFYKAPNH, encoded by the coding sequence ATGAGTGCGTTGCTCGAGGTCGATAACCTATCGAAACAGTTTGTCACGCGTTCAGGTCTGTTTAAACGCACAGTCAAAGAAGCGGTTAAACCGGTTAGTTTTACCCTAGAGCCGGGTCAAACCATTGGTTTTATTGGCCAAAACGGCTCAGGCAAATCAACCCTAGCACGTATGTTAGCAGGTGTGGTTGAGCCAAGTTCCGGTGAGATTCGTGTAAACGGTGAGCGCCTTGAACACGAAGATTACTCGACACGTTGTAAGCTAATTCGCATGATTTTCCAAGATCCAAACACCTCTTTGAACCCGCGCATTCAAATTGGCCGCATTTTGGAAGGTCCATTAAAACGAAACACCAACATGCCTCCGGATGCACGTATGAAGCGTGTAAAAGATACTCTGTTGCGCGTAGGTTTGCTTCCAGAGCATGCTTATTTCTATCCGCAAATGCTTGCAGCAGGTCAGAAGCAGCGTGTTTGTCTTGCTCGTGCTCTTATCCTGCAACCTTCCATCATCGTTGCTGACGAGGCACTAAACGGTCTAGACATGGCGATGCGCTCTCAGATCATCAACCTATTCTTAGAGTTGCAAGAAGAGATGGGCTTGTCATTTGTTTACGTTTCTCAGCATATTGGCATCGTGAAACACATTACCGACAAAGTAATGGTGATGCATGAAGGCGAAGTGGTGGAGTTTGGTGAGACAAACCAAGTGCTAACCAATCCAGAGCATGCGATTACTCAGCGATTGGTAGAGAGCCACTTCTACAAAGCGCCAAACCACTAA
- a CDS encoding metal ABC transporter substrate-binding protein produces the protein MRLKLGAIAKPAVVLLSLMSLGLSTAANAAEKFKVVTTFTIIADMAQNVAGDAAIVESITKPDAEIHNYQATPGDIRRAQGADLILYNGLNLELWFKKFFKNLHDVPSVIVTEGVKPMSIAQGPYSGKPNPHAWMSPSDALLYVDNIRDALVKYDSANADTYQKNAEAYKKQIMDMVQPIREKVAQIPEDKRWLVTSEGAFSYLARDFGLKELYLWPINADSQGTPQQVKRVIDEVRANQISAVFSESTVSAKPAQQVARETGAKYAGVLYVDSLSSKDGPVPTFLDLLKVTSNTIAEGLEQ, from the coding sequence ATGAGATTGAAACTTGGCGCTATTGCCAAACCTGCAGTTGTACTTTTGTCATTGATGTCACTTGGATTAAGTACGGCCGCCAACGCTGCCGAGAAATTTAAAGTAGTGACAACGTTCACCATTATTGCAGATATGGCTCAGAATGTAGCTGGTGATGCGGCTATTGTTGAGTCTATTACTAAGCCTGATGCTGAGATTCATAACTACCAAGCGACCCCTGGTGATATTCGACGTGCTCAAGGTGCGGATCTTATTCTCTACAACGGTTTGAACCTAGAATTGTGGTTCAAAAAATTCTTCAAAAACCTTCATGACGTTCCAAGTGTGATTGTTACTGAGGGTGTAAAGCCAATGAGCATCGCTCAAGGCCCTTATAGTGGCAAACCAAACCCGCACGCTTGGATGTCTCCTAGCGATGCTCTCCTATACGTCGATAACATTCGCGATGCACTAGTCAAATACGACAGCGCTAATGCAGACACTTACCAAAAAAATGCCGAAGCTTACAAGAAGCAGATCATGGATATGGTTCAACCTATACGTGAAAAAGTGGCTCAAATCCCAGAAGACAAACGCTGGTTGGTAACGAGTGAAGGTGCATTTAGCTACTTGGCTCGAGATTTTGGTCTTAAAGAGCTGTATCTATGGCCAATCAATGCCGATTCTCAAGGTACGCCACAGCAAGTTAAACGTGTAATTGATGAAGTTCGTGCGAATCAAATTTCAGCCGTATTTAGTGAAAGCACGGTATCAGCTAAGCCAGCACAGCAGGTTGCGCGTGAAACAGGTGCGAAATATGCCGGGGTGCTATATGTGGATTCACTAAGTAGCAAAGATGGTCCTGTTCCAACATTCTTGGATCTATTGAAAGTGACATCAAATACAATTGCAGAGGGTCTAGAGCAGTAA
- a CDS encoding DUF2750 domain-containing protein: MSEALTQEQMDTINRYNEEQRLKYCLKEIVANRKVWILKDEHGCVMLNTEDDDCVPVWPNEEFAQQWATGDWEECEPEAISLNKWHSRWTSGLEDDELSVVVFPNQNEEGVVLFPDEFDFELRKQASRR, translated from the coding sequence ATGTCTGAAGCATTAACCCAAGAGCAAATGGACACCATCAATCGCTACAACGAAGAGCAGCGATTGAAATACTGTTTGAAGGAAATCGTTGCAAACCGCAAGGTGTGGATCCTGAAAGACGAACACGGCTGCGTGATGTTAAACACAGAAGACGACGATTGTGTACCAGTGTGGCCAAACGAAGAGTTTGCACAGCAATGGGCGACAGGCGACTGGGAAGAGTGTGAGCCAGAAGCTATCTCTTTGAACAAATGGCACAGTCGTTGGACGTCGGGTCTAGAAGATGATGAGCTGTCTGTTGTGGTTTTCCCAAACCAGAATGAAGAAGGCGTGGTGCTGTTTCCAGATGAGTTTGATTTCGAACTGCGCAAACAAGCGAGCCGTCGTTAA
- a CDS encoding manganese/iron ABC transporter ATP-binding protein, which yields MAGIKVSDISVTYRNGHTALYDASFTLPKGSITALVGVNGSGKSTLFKSIMGFVPVSQGSVEILGLPAKKALKQNVVAYVPQSEEIDWNFPVLVEDVVMMGRYGHMGLLRIPKQTDHDMVTAALDRVNMTAFRKRQIGELSGGQKKRVFLARALAQESEVILLDEPFTGVDVQTEDQIMALLRDLRDEGKVMLVSTHNLGSVPDFCDRTVLINRTVLASGMTRDVFTPENLELAFGGVLRHFILGGKDLHEDDDERKLTVLSDHERPVVMYGEQQAVPVSRPDK from the coding sequence ATGGCGGGAATTAAAGTATCAGACATTAGCGTCACTTATCGCAACGGTCACACCGCACTTTACGATGCAAGTTTTACACTTCCAAAAGGGTCGATTACGGCCCTTGTTGGCGTTAACGGCAGCGGCAAATCTACTTTATTTAAGTCTATTATGGGTTTTGTCCCAGTGAGCCAAGGATCGGTCGAGATCCTTGGTCTTCCTGCTAAAAAAGCGCTCAAGCAAAATGTGGTGGCTTATGTCCCACAAAGCGAAGAAATCGACTGGAATTTTCCCGTATTAGTCGAAGACGTTGTCATGATGGGGCGTTATGGTCATATGGGATTACTCCGTATTCCAAAGCAAACAGATCATGACATGGTAACGGCTGCCCTTGATCGTGTGAACATGACCGCGTTTAGAAAGCGCCAAATAGGTGAGCTTTCTGGTGGGCAAAAGAAACGTGTTTTTCTTGCGCGAGCATTGGCACAAGAAAGTGAAGTTATTTTGTTAGATGAACCTTTTACTGGTGTCGATGTTCAAACGGAAGACCAAATCATGGCATTGCTTCGTGATCTACGTGATGAAGGAAAAGTGATGTTGGTTTCTACCCACAACCTCGGCAGTGTTCCGGACTTTTGTGACCGTACCGTATTGATCAATCGAACGGTATTGGCATCCGGTATGACTCGTGATGTTTTCACTCCAGAAAACCTCGAGCTTGCTTTTGGTGGAGTACTTCGTCATTTCATTCTTGGTGGTAAAGATCTTCATGAAGATGATGATGAACGTAAGCTGACAGTCCTATCAGATCATGAGCGTCCGGTCGTTATGTACGGCGAGCAGCAAGCTGTTCCGGTTTCTCGTCCAGACAAGTAA
- a CDS encoding glycoside hydrolase family 36 protein: MAQSIQLANHTEISVSDNDLQFEVVGNQIHFSFAGIHNKTFTDREVLFQMPFLYEQGATVLGDGFQMLAQTSGTISQPIDIGRCPDNNNSYRIYPESAPKRYYNYLAVEDAVGYTLFGFTSCHRFAGYFEVQTLGEHWVLFASIDGEHTQVADWEHNTLESVAILRGQSLSELYQQYSEMLAEHHPVRNGVTQDAPIGWCSWYAYYADVTEGNVLENVECMQDNLAELEWVLLDDGYQAFMGDWLTPSDKFSGGVKELIHNIRAKGKRPAIWMAPFIAQPESEIFKKHPDWFVRHEDGDLLKAEDVTYGGWRCTPWYILDTSNPEVQDHLTHVVSVMREEWGVELFKLDANYWGTLKGKRSQSGVTGVEAYRMGMEAIAKGAEDAWLLGCNAPMWPSLGLVDAMRVSDDVERHSHRFEQIAKETFFRSWQHRKLWQIDPDCATFTSLPNQAASREDYQFHRNVLLACGGLLLSGDPLPEITPFASKTLAKLMLRQRRNQESAKFTALGLNHAFLPLTSKNDLHCLFNYTNDEATEFTLTADQPTDWYDYWTGEKLNQEPCQLLLVSLDKGLKAKAVVTAM, encoded by the coding sequence ATGGCTCAGAGCATTCAATTGGCCAATCACACTGAGATTTCAGTGAGTGATAACGATCTTCAATTTGAAGTTGTAGGCAACCAGATCCATTTTTCTTTTGCCGGGATACACAATAAAACCTTCACCGATCGTGAAGTCTTGTTTCAAATGCCTTTCCTCTATGAGCAAGGTGCAACGGTGCTTGGCGACGGTTTCCAAATGTTGGCGCAGACCAGCGGTACCATTTCTCAACCTATCGATATTGGTCGCTGCCCAGATAACAATAATTCCTACCGTATTTACCCTGAGAGCGCACCAAAGCGTTACTACAACTACTTAGCTGTTGAAGATGCCGTAGGTTACACCTTGTTTGGCTTTACGTCTTGTCATCGCTTTGCAGGCTATTTTGAGGTGCAGACGCTCGGTGAGCATTGGGTTCTTTTTGCTTCTATTGATGGTGAACATACCCAAGTAGCGGATTGGGAACATAACACGCTGGAATCTGTGGCTATATTACGCGGTCAATCTTTATCTGAGCTTTACCAACAATACAGTGAGATGCTTGCTGAGCATCACCCAGTGCGCAATGGTGTCACTCAGGATGCGCCAATTGGTTGGTGCTCTTGGTATGCTTATTACGCAGACGTTACTGAGGGCAACGTTTTAGAAAACGTGGAATGCATGCAGGACAACCTAGCCGAGCTCGAATGGGTGCTGCTAGATGATGGCTACCAAGCATTTATGGGAGATTGGCTAACGCCTTCGGATAAGTTCTCTGGTGGTGTTAAAGAGCTGATTCACAACATTCGCGCGAAAGGCAAGAGGCCAGCGATTTGGATGGCACCATTCATTGCCCAACCAGAATCAGAAATCTTCAAAAAGCATCCTGATTGGTTTGTGCGTCACGAGGACGGAGACCTCCTGAAAGCTGAAGATGTCACTTATGGTGGTTGGCGTTGTACACCATGGTACATTCTCGATACTTCAAACCCTGAAGTCCAAGATCACTTAACTCACGTCGTATCTGTCATGAGAGAAGAGTGGGGCGTTGAGTTATTCAAATTAGACGCAAACTACTGGGGCACTTTAAAAGGTAAGCGCAGTCAATCGGGTGTCACTGGTGTAGAAGCCTACCGTATGGGTATGGAAGCGATCGCGAAAGGGGCTGAAGATGCATGGCTATTAGGTTGTAACGCGCCAATGTGGCCTTCTTTGGGCTTAGTTGATGCCATGCGTGTGTCTGACGATGTAGAGCGCCATAGTCATCGCTTTGAACAAATCGCGAAAGAGACCTTCTTCCGCAGTTGGCAGCATCGTAAGCTGTGGCAAATCGATCCAGATTGCGCGACGTTCACTTCATTACCAAACCAAGCAGCCTCGCGTGAAGATTATCAATTCCATCGTAACGTGCTGCTAGCGTGTGGCGGCCTACTGCTTTCCGGTGATCCTCTACCAGAAATCACCCCATTTGCGAGTAAGACGCTAGCGAAATTGATGTTGCGTCAGCGTCGTAATCAGGAGTCGGCCAAGTTTACCGCGCTAGGTTTAAACCATGCTTTCCTGCCGCTAACATCTAAAAACGATCTGCATTGCTTGTTTAATTACACCAATGATGAAGCGACAGAGTTTACGCTTACCGCAGACCAGCCTACCGATTGGTACGACTACTGGACAGGGGAGAAGCTCAACCAAGAGCCATGTCAGTTGTTGTTGGTTAGCTTGGATAAAGGGTTGAAAGCTAAGGCTGTTGTTACAGCGATGTGA
- the torA gene encoding trimethylamine-N-oxide reductase TorA — MAITRRSFLKGVATTSAASVIGPSLLASASANAAESTGTWKVTGSHWGAFRAHIYAGKVQEIKPLELDQNPTEMLNGIKGIIYSPSRVRYPMVRLDWLKKHKYSAETRGNNRFIRVTWDEALDLFYRELERVQKEYGPWALHAGQTGWNQTGAFNNCTAHMQRAVGMHGNFITKVGDYSTGAGQTIMPYVLGSTEVYAQGTSWSEILENSDNIILWANDPVKNLQVGWNCETHESFNYLAQLKEKVAKGEINVLSVDPVKNKTQRYLENDHLYINPLTDVAFMLAVAHVLYNEDLYDKKFIETYCLGFEDFIKYVQGETKDKVVKTPEWAAPICGVKADKIREFARMLVNGRTQILMGWCIQRQEHGEQPYWAAAVVAAMVGQIGLPGGGISYGHHYSSIGVPSTGFSGPGGFPRNLDTGMKPKWDNNDFNGYSRTIPVARWIDCLLEPGKQINYNGGKVKLPDFKMMVISGCNPWHHHQDRNRMKQAFQKLQTVVTIEFAWTATCRFSDIVLPACTQWERNDIDVYGSYSNKGLIAMHRLVDPLFHSKPDFQIMSELTQRFGRREDYTRGMSEMEWIRSLYNDCKKANDGNFEMPEFDEFWEKSVLDFGQGKPWVRHADFRQDPEINPLGTPSGFIEITSRKIGRYGYEHCQEHPMWFEKSERSHGGPGSDKHPYWLQSCHPDKRLHSQMCESEDFRATYAVQGREPVYINPVDAKAKGIKDGDLVRVFNDRGQLLAGAVLTDSYPRGVIRIEEGAWYGPLNEKVGAICTYGDPNTLTQDIGSSELAQATSANTCIVDFEKFTGKVPPVTSFGGPIEVA; from the coding sequence ATGGCTATTACACGAAGAAGTTTTCTTAAAGGTGTAGCAACCACAAGCGCAGCGTCAGTTATCGGTCCAAGCTTATTGGCTTCAGCATCTGCAAACGCAGCTGAGTCTACTGGTACTTGGAAAGTAACAGGTTCACACTGGGGCGCGTTCCGCGCCCACATCTACGCGGGTAAAGTTCAAGAGATCAAACCGCTAGAACTAGACCAGAACCCAACAGAAATGTTGAACGGCATCAAGGGCATTATCTACAGCCCATCACGTGTTCGTTACCCAATGGTTCGTCTAGATTGGCTGAAGAAGCACAAATACAGCGCTGAGACGCGCGGTAACAACCGTTTCATCCGTGTAACTTGGGATGAAGCTCTAGACCTGTTCTACCGTGAGCTAGAACGTGTTCAGAAAGAATACGGTCCATGGGCTCTACACGCAGGTCAAACTGGTTGGAACCAAACTGGTGCGTTCAACAACTGTACGGCACACATGCAACGTGCTGTAGGTATGCACGGTAACTTCATCACTAAAGTAGGCGACTACTCTACTGGTGCAGGTCAAACCATCATGCCTTACGTACTTGGTTCAACAGAAGTTTACGCACAAGGTACGTCTTGGTCTGAAATCCTAGAGAATTCAGACAACATCATTCTTTGGGCAAACGACCCAGTGAAAAACCTACAAGTAGGTTGGAACTGTGAAACGCACGAATCTTTCAACTACCTAGCGCAGTTGAAGGAAAAAGTAGCGAAAGGTGAGATCAACGTTCTATCTGTAGACCCAGTTAAGAACAAGACTCAACGTTACCTAGAGAACGATCACCTATACATTAACCCGCTAACAGACGTAGCATTCATGCTTGCTGTTGCGCACGTACTGTACAACGAAGACCTGTACGACAAGAAGTTCATTGAAACTTACTGTCTAGGTTTCGAAGATTTCATCAAGTACGTTCAAGGTGAAACGAAAGATAAAGTTGTTAAGACCCCTGAGTGGGCTGCACCTATCTGTGGCGTTAAAGCGGACAAGATTCGTGAATTCGCACGCATGCTAGTGAACGGTCGTACACAGATCCTTATGGGTTGGTGTATCCAACGTCAAGAGCACGGTGAGCAGCCATATTGGGCAGCAGCAGTAGTTGCAGCAATGGTTGGCCAAATCGGTCTACCTGGCGGTGGTATCTCTTACGGTCACCACTACTCAAGTATCGGTGTTCCTTCAACTGGTTTCTCGGGCCCTGGTGGTTTCCCTCGTAACCTAGATACAGGTATGAAGCCGAAGTGGGACAACAATGACTTTAACGGCTACAGCCGTACTATCCCTGTTGCTCGTTGGATCGACTGTCTGCTAGAACCAGGTAAACAGATCAACTACAACGGCGGTAAAGTTAAGCTTCCAGACTTCAAGATGATGGTGATCTCGGGTTGTAACCCATGGCACCACCACCAAGATCGTAACCGCATGAAGCAAGCGTTCCAGAAGCTTCAAACAGTAGTAACGATCGAGTTTGCTTGGACAGCGACTTGTCGTTTCTCAGATATCGTTCTACCTGCATGTACGCAGTGGGAACGTAACGACATTGACGTATACGGTTCATACTCCAACAAAGGTCTGATTGCTATGCATCGCCTAGTTGACCCATTGTTCCACTCTAAGCCAGACTTCCAAATCATGAGTGAACTGACTCAACGCTTTGGTCGTCGCGAAGATTACACTCGTGGCATGAGCGAGATGGAATGGATCCGCAGCCTGTACAACGATTGTAAGAAAGCGAACGACGGTAATTTCGAAATGCCAGAATTTGATGAGTTCTGGGAGAAGAGCGTACTAGACTTCGGTCAAGGTAAGCCTTGGGTTCGTCACGCTGACTTCCGTCAAGATCCAGAAATCAACCCACTGGGCACACCTTCTGGCTTCATCGAGATCACTTCTCGTAAGATCGGTCGTTACGGTTACGAACACTGTCAAGAACACCCAATGTGGTTCGAGAAATCAGAACGCTCACACGGTGGTCCTGGCTCTGACAAACACCCGTACTGGCTACAATCTTGCCACCCGGACAAGCGTCTGCACTCTCAGATGTGTGAATCTGAAGATTTCCGTGCTACTTACGCTGTTCAAGGTCGTGAGCCTGTATACATCAACCCAGTTGATGCAAAAGCGAAAGGCATTAAAGACGGTGACTTGGTACGTGTATTTAACGACCGTGGTCAACTTCTTGCTGGTGCTGTACTTACTGATAGCTACCCACGTGGTGTTATCCGTATCGAAGAAGGTGCGTGGTACGGTCCTCTAAACGAGAAAGTAGGTGCAATTTGTACTTACGGCGACCCTAACACACTAACTCAAGACATCGGTTCTTCTGAGCTAGCACAAGCGACTTCTGCGAATACATGTATCGTAGACTTCGAGAAGTTCACTGGTAAAGTTCCACCAGTGACTTCATTCGGTGGTCCGATCGAAGTTGCTTAA
- a CDS encoding metal ABC transporter permease, producing MLDTLLMPLTFTFMQQAFLIVLLVAIPTALLSCFLVLKGWSLMGDAIAHSILPGVVIAYILAIPYTLGAFAAGIFCALSTGYLKENSRIKEDTIMGVVFSAMFALGLVLMTKIEVGVHLDHILFGDALGVSWADIIEAAIVALLVVLFAVFKGKDLLVFVFDYQHAQAIGLPVKFLHYGLLSLLSLAIVAALKAVGMILVIAMLIAPGATAFLLTRRFHSMVLLALCMSLLSAFLGVYLSFFIDSAPAPTIILIMTLKFIAVFCYTSYKNRKVEFKSGDTIEQF from the coding sequence ATGCTTGATACACTCCTTATGCCTCTTACCTTCACCTTTATGCAGCAAGCGTTTTTGATTGTTTTGCTCGTTGCAATTCCAACGGCTTTGTTGTCTTGCTTCCTTGTATTGAAGGGCTGGTCTCTGATGGGGGACGCTATTGCGCACTCGATTCTTCCAGGCGTGGTGATTGCCTATATTCTTGCTATTCCTTACACCCTTGGCGCTTTTGCCGCGGGTATATTTTGTGCACTTTCGACAGGTTACTTAAAAGAAAATAGCCGCATCAAAGAAGACACCATTATGGGCGTTGTCTTTTCTGCTATGTTCGCGCTTGGTCTGGTATTGATGACAAAAATCGAAGTGGGCGTTCATCTAGATCATATCTTGTTTGGTGATGCATTAGGCGTTAGCTGGGCGGATATCATTGAAGCCGCAATCGTCGCTTTGCTTGTTGTACTGTTCGCGGTGTTCAAAGGAAAAGACTTGTTAGTTTTCGTATTTGATTATCAGCATGCGCAAGCAATCGGTCTTCCTGTGAAGTTTCTCCACTATGGTTTGCTTTCGTTACTTTCGTTGGCGATTGTCGCTGCGCTCAAGGCTGTCGGGATGATCTTGGTTATCGCGATGCTGATTGCTCCGGGTGCTACCGCATTCTTACTAACGCGCCGTTTCCACAGCATGGTATTGCTTGCCTTGTGTATGTCACTGCTGAGTGCTTTCCTTGGTGTGTACTTGAGCTTTTTCATTGACAGTGCACCAGCGCCAACCATTATCCTCATCATGACGCTCAAGTTTATTGCTGTCTTCTGTTACACCAGTTATAAAAACAGGAAAGTGGAGTTTAAATCTGGCGACACGATAGAACAGTTTTAA